Proteins from one Gossypium raimondii isolate GPD5lz chromosome 8, ASM2569854v1, whole genome shotgun sequence genomic window:
- the LOC105793153 gene encoding protein SPIRRIG codes for MDFVMYGKLCGLSYGKKYLLAVLSFDDCYSRFVYGKTLKLFRCCRTFFSRQKVGILSCLITEDAMQGHPEELGSLVEVLKSGMVTSHSGHQYKLQSDAKCDTMGTLWRILGVNNAAQRVFGEATGFSLLLTTLHSFQGDGHSEEPCLLVYIKVFTYLLRLMTAGVCGNTINRTKLHAIISSHTFYDLLSESGLLCADYEKQMICLLLEPAQKFFSNAYCFEFITRFP; via the exons ATGGATTTTGTAATGTATGGTAAGCTTTGTGGTCTTAGCTACGGAAAGAAATATCTTTTAGCTGTTCTTTCGTTTGACGATTGTTATTCGAGATTTGTCTACGGAAAGACCTTGAAGCTGTTCAGATGTTGCAGGACATTTTTCTCAAGGCAGAAAGTAGGGATATTGTCATGTTTGATCACTGAAGATGCTATGCAG GGTCATCCTGAAGAATTAGGATCACTTGTTGAAGTTTTAAAGAGTGGAATGGTTACAAGCCATTCAGGACATCAATACAAGCTTCAAAGTGATGCAAAATGTGATACAATGGGAACCTTGTGGCGCATTCTAGGAGTAAATAATGCTGCTCAAAGAGTCTTTGGTGAAGCCACTGGATTTTCTCTTCTGCTAACCACCCTCCATAGTTTTCAGGGTGATGGTCACTCAGAAGAACCTTGTTTATTAGTTTACATCAAAGTCTTCACATATTTATTGCGCCTTATGACAGCAGGGGTGTGTGGTAATACTATTAATAGGACAAAACTGCATGCTATCATATCATCACACACATTTTATGATCTTCTATCCGAGTCTGGCTTGCTGTGTGCGGATTATGAGAAGCAAATGATATGTCTATTGTTGGAACCTGCTCAAAAGTTTTTCTCTAATGCTTATTGCTTTGAGTTCATTACAAGAtttccttga